A genomic stretch from Desulfuromonas thiophila includes:
- the zwf gene encoding glucose-6-phosphate dehydrogenase, with the protein MTASQPDVLAGAYGQCQPFRIEALRPCTLVILGASGDLTRRKLMPALYNLFELGALPSGCQILGCGRTALTSDHFREQMLVAIRQQRALTMEEWERFARLLAYRRLDYAQQADWQDLASWLRQPGLPASRLFYCALPPDQYATVACQLGAVGLQQATAPDYSRLIIEKPFGHDLASAIALDASLHQIFAEDQLFRIDHYLAKETVQNLLMLRFANALFEPLWNRSYIDSVTIIASEQLGVGQRAGYYDRAGVLRDMFQNHLMQMLALVAMEPPSRFETETVQNEKAKLFRSLRPFSTGDPAPQLLLGQYQAGQIDGQAVVGYRAEAGVAADSCTATYALLQLYIDNWRWSGVPFYLLSGKRLAAKQTAIHIQFKQIPHSLFGHLLSAPIPANRLELAIYPQERIALHLQTKSPGGKACLAPVQLCYDYPQAPLQARLDAYEKVLLDCLQGDHMMFWRQDGVALSWAYLEPVLGRCGSQPLLPYVAGSWGPPEAAALTARLLNI; encoded by the coding sequence ATGACAGCATCCCAGCCCGACGTCCTGGCGGGGGCCTATGGCCAATGCCAGCCTTTTCGTATCGAGGCCTTGCGGCCCTGTACCCTGGTGATTCTCGGAGCCTCCGGCGATCTGACCCGCCGCAAGCTGATGCCGGCGCTCTATAACCTGTTTGAGCTCGGCGCACTGCCGTCCGGTTGTCAAATCCTGGGCTGTGGTCGCACGGCTTTAACCAGCGACCATTTTCGTGAACAGATGCTGGTGGCGATCCGTCAGCAGCGCGCGCTGACTATGGAGGAGTGGGAACGTTTCGCGCGCCTTCTGGCTTACCGCCGGCTCGATTATGCCCAACAGGCCGACTGGCAGGATCTGGCCAGCTGGCTTAGGCAACCGGGTTTGCCTGCCAGCCGCCTGTTTTATTGCGCCCTGCCGCCCGACCAGTATGCGACCGTCGCCTGTCAGCTGGGTGCGGTCGGGTTGCAGCAGGCGACGGCGCCGGATTACAGCCGCCTGATCATCGAAAAGCCCTTTGGCCATGATCTGGCCAGCGCCATTGCCCTCGACGCCAGTCTCCATCAGATTTTTGCCGAAGATCAGCTGTTCCGCATCGATCATTATCTGGCCAAGGAAACCGTCCAGAATCTGCTGATGTTGCGGTTTGCCAATGCCCTGTTCGAGCCCCTGTGGAACCGCAGTTACATTGACTCTGTCACCATTATCGCCAGTGAACAGTTGGGAGTCGGTCAGCGAGCCGGCTATTATGATCGGGCAGGGGTACTGCGCGACATGTTTCAGAACCATCTGATGCAGATGCTGGCCCTGGTGGCCATGGAGCCGCCCAGCCGTTTTGAAACTGAAACGGTCCAGAACGAAAAAGCCAAGCTGTTTCGTAGCCTGCGGCCCTTTTCGACGGGCGATCCTGCGCCACAGCTGCTGTTGGGCCAGTATCAGGCCGGCCAGATCGATGGCCAGGCTGTGGTTGGTTATCGCGCGGAAGCCGGTGTGGCGGCGGATTCCTGCACCGCCACCTATGCCCTGCTGCAGCTCTATATCGACAACTGGCGTTGGAGCGGGGTTCCTTTTTATCTGCTGTCGGGCAAGCGTCTGGCCGCGAAACAGACCGCCATTCACATTCAGTTCAAGCAGATTCCCCATTCCCTGTTCGGCCATTTGCTGTCAGCGCCGATTCCGGCCAACCGGTTGGAGCTGGCAATCTACCCGCAGGAACGTATCGCTTTGCATCTTCAGACCAAAAGCCCTGGTGGTAAGGCGTGTCTGGCGCCGGTGCAACTGTGTTACGATTACCCCCAGGCACCTCTGCAGGCCCGTCTTGACGCCTATGAAAAAGTCCTGCTTGATTGTCTGCAGGGTGATCATATGATGTTCTGGCGTCAGGATGGCGTCGCCTTAAGCTGGGCCTATCTGGAGCCGGTTCTCGGCCGCTGTGGCAGTCAGCCGCTGTTGCCTTATGTCGCCGGCAGCTGGGGCCCGCCCGAAGCCGCCGCTCTGACGGCCCGTCTGCTGAATATCTGA
- the gnd gene encoding phosphogluconate dehydrogenase (NAD(+)-dependent, decarboxylating) — protein MQLAMLGLGRMGMNMARRLARDGHQLCVWNRTVERAQELAARESSVSAYGSLTELVASLTPPRQLWLMVPAGVAVDTLIDQLVPLLAPGDLLIDGGNSYYKDACRRADQLEARGLLFCDAGVSGGIWGLSEGYCLMVGGCRSAFDRIEPLLVSLAPPQGYLYCGAAGAGHFVKMLHNGIEYGMMQAYAEGFAVLEASDYGDQLDFAAVAHLWNQGSVVRSWLLELLEHAFTDDSRLQQLSGYVADSGEGRWTVQQAVETGVAAPVIALSLFQRFASRQPDAFSNRVLAALRREFGGHAVKSSAESQASP, from the coding sequence ATGCAGCTGGCAATGCTGGGATTGGGGCGAATGGGCATGAACATGGCGCGGCGGCTGGCTCGTGATGGGCATCAGCTGTGTGTCTGGAACCGGACGGTTGAACGGGCGCAGGAGCTGGCCGCACGGGAGTCTTCCGTCTCTGCCTATGGATCATTGACGGAACTGGTGGCCAGTTTGACACCTCCTCGGCAACTGTGGCTGATGGTGCCTGCCGGGGTGGCGGTCGATACGCTGATTGATCAGTTAGTGCCGTTGCTTGCTCCGGGCGATCTGTTGATAGATGGTGGGAATTCTTACTACAAAGACGCCTGCCGGCGGGCGGACCAGCTTGAGGCCAGGGGGTTGCTTTTTTGTGATGCTGGCGTCAGCGGTGGTATCTGGGGTTTAAGTGAAGGCTACTGCCTGATGGTGGGCGGCTGTCGCAGCGCCTTTGATCGGATTGAACCCCTGCTGGTCAGTCTCGCTCCGCCGCAGGGTTATCTCTACTGTGGCGCTGCCGGCGCTGGGCATTTTGTCAAAATGCTGCACAATGGCATCGAATACGGCATGATGCAGGCCTATGCCGAAGGGTTTGCCGTATTGGAGGCATCGGATTATGGTGATCAGCTTGATTTTGCGGCTGTTGCTCATCTGTGGAATCAGGGTAGCGTGGTGCGCTCCTGGTTGCTGGAATTGCTGGAACATGCCTTTACGGACGATAGCCGCCTGCAGCAGCTGTCTGGTTATGTGGCGGATTCCGGCGAAGGGCGCTGGACCGTTCAGCAGGCCGTTGAAACCGGAGTCGCCGCGCCGGTCATCGCTCTGTCGCTGTTTCAGCGCTTCGCATCGCGCCAGCCCGATGCCTTCAGCAATCGGGTGTTGGCGGCGCTGCGGCGCGAGTTTGGCGGCCATGCGGTCAAATCATCTGCCGAGTCGCAGGCTTCACCATGA
- the pgl gene encoding 6-phosphogluconolactonase, with translation MADRQFDSPDALARSLASFLVRLARRCVRQRGRFSLVLSGGGTPLPLYRLLGQEPWRSQMPWAHTWLLQGDERAVPPHDNRSNWALIRATFGDLPLADDHWLRMRGELGALAGARDYQLRLHVWAGGIDLPRFDLVLLGMGEDGHVASLFPGRPAAAVQGALVVAETAAIGQPPVPRISLALPLINAARYRCLLLTGSRKRLLWQQLQQRPTRLLQLPVSQLARPLFCYMSE, from the coding sequence ATGGCCGATCGCCAGTTTGATTCTCCTGATGCCCTGGCGCGCAGTCTGGCCAGTTTTTTGGTACGGCTGGCGCGTCGCTGTGTGCGCCAGCGTGGCCGTTTCAGCCTGGTGCTCAGCGGCGGTGGTACACCGCTGCCGCTCTACCGCCTGCTCGGTCAGGAACCCTGGCGCAGCCAGATGCCCTGGGCGCATACCTGGCTGTTGCAAGGCGATGAACGGGCCGTGCCACCGCACGATAATCGGAGCAACTGGGCCCTGATCCGCGCCACCTTTGGCGATCTGCCGCTGGCCGACGATCATTGGCTGCGGATGCGGGGCGAGCTGGGCGCTCTGGCCGGTGCGCGGGACTATCAGCTGCGCCTGCATGTCTGGGCCGGTGGTATTGACCTGCCGCGTTTCGATCTGGTTTTGCTGGGCATGGGTGAGGATGGCCACGTTGCCTCATTGTTTCCCGGTCGACCGGCAGCGGCTGTTCAGGGCGCCCTGGTGGTGGCCGAGACCGCCGCCATCGGTCAGCCGCCGGTGCCGCGCATCAGTCTTGCTCTGCCGCTGATCAATGCCGCCCGCTATCGCTGCCTGCTGCTCACCGGCAGCCGCAAGCGGCTGTTGTGGCAACAACTGCAGCAACGGCCGACCAGGCTTCTGCAGCTGCCCGTCAGCCAACTGGCGCGCCCGCTTTTTTGCTATATGAGTGAGTAA